One Mucilaginibacter ginkgonis genomic region harbors:
- the mqnB gene encoding futalosine hydrolase, with amino-acid sequence MRLLIVAATEAEIRPLIENTEYQMSNAEYRRENSARPLPPPSPKEREPENKAFATLFGERKSEASYLVTGVGMVATAYALGVHLASNYYDLVINLGIAGSFDRRIALGNVVEIVEDTFTEMGAEDDEAFIPLDTLGFGDVTYKPNGHPFLNIPQVKAITVNKVHGNEKSIQTVVDRLNPQLESMEGAAFFYACEKAGVPGVQIRAVSNYVEKRNRDAWQIGLAVKNLNKFAVEMLNILRNT; translated from the coding sequence ATGAGATTATTAATTGTAGCAGCAACTGAGGCAGAGATAAGGCCGTTGATAGAGAATACTGAATATCAAATGTCGAATGCTGAATATCGACGTGAAAATTCGGCCCGACCTCTCCCCCCGCCCTCTCCAAAGGAGAGGGAGCCGGAAAATAAAGCTTTTGCTACCCTCTTTGGAGAGCGCAAGAGTGAGGCCTCATATCTTGTCACCGGCGTCGGTATGGTGGCCACGGCTTACGCGCTGGGGGTGCATCTGGCGTCAAATTATTACGACCTGGTAATTAACCTCGGTATAGCCGGCAGTTTTGACCGCCGCATTGCCCTTGGCAATGTAGTAGAAATTGTAGAAGACACCTTTACGGAAATGGGCGCCGAAGACGACGAGGCATTTATTCCTTTGGATACTTTGGGATTCGGCGATGTTACCTATAAACCCAACGGGCATCCGTTTTTAAATATTCCGCAGGTAAAGGCAATAACGGTCAATAAAGTTCACGGCAACGAAAAGTCGATACAGACCGTTGTTGACCGGCTAAACCCGCAACTGGAAAGTATGGAAGGTGCAGCCTTCTTTTATGCCTGCGAAAAAGCGGGTGTGCCGGGGGTACAAATCAGGGCGGTGTCAAATTATGTAGAAAAGCGGAATCGCGATGCCTGGCAGATAGGTCTTGCCGTTAAAAATCTGAATAAATTTGCGGTGGAAATGTTGAACATATTACGTAATACGTAG
- the trpC gene encoding indole-3-glycerol phosphate synthase TrpC has product MNILDKIVAHKKSEVAAAKKRFSYMFLEESEYFTCPTHSFKEFLTAPDRTGIIAEFKRKSPSKGVINDDVKVEDVTMGYNAAGASALSVLTDNHFFMGRKRDLTKARLVNQIPLLRKDFMIDEYQIVEAKAIGADVILLIAAILSPEQIRTFAALAKSLGLSVLLEVHNLEELERSIESNLDAIGVNNRNLADFTVSVETSYQLAKHIPEEFLKISESAISNPQTIKELKQAGFNGFLIGENFMKEADPGKAMAEFVKEL; this is encoded by the coding sequence ATGAACATACTTGATAAAATAGTGGCGCACAAAAAAAGTGAAGTCGCTGCAGCGAAGAAGCGGTTCTCTTACATGTTTTTAGAGGAGTCGGAGTACTTTACGTGCCCCACGCATTCTTTTAAAGAATTTTTGACCGCGCCCGACCGTACCGGTATTATTGCTGAGTTTAAAAGGAAGTCTCCCTCTAAAGGTGTGATCAACGATGATGTAAAGGTAGAGGATGTAACCATGGGTTACAACGCCGCAGGTGCTTCGGCACTTTCTGTACTTACTGACAACCACTTTTTTATGGGCCGCAAACGCGACCTGACGAAAGCCCGCTTAGTAAACCAGATACCACTGCTGCGCAAAGATTTTATGATTGACGAGTACCAGATAGTAGAAGCGAAAGCTATCGGCGCCGATGTGATCCTGCTTATCGCAGCAATCCTCTCTCCGGAACAGATCAGAACATTTGCTGCCCTGGCCAAAAGTTTAGGCTTAAGCGTTTTGCTAGAAGTGCACAATCTTGAAGAGTTAGAGCGCAGTATTGAAAGCAACCTTGATGCTATCGGCGTTAACAACCGCAACCTTGCCGACTTTACGGTGTCCGTCGAGACGTCTTATCAATTGGCCAAACATATTCCTGAGGAGTTTTTAAAGATATCTGAGAGCGCCATTAGCAATCCGCAAACCATTAAGGAACTAAAGCAGGCAGGCTTTAACGGCTTTTTGATCGGCGAGAACTTTATGAAGGAAGCAGACCCAGGCAAGGCAATGGCGGAGTTTGTGAAAGAGTTGTAA
- a CDS encoding MarR family winged helix-turn-helix transcriptional regulator has translation MIVTEPLSRRLMHFGRVYMHALAKQVHHLDINRYHDILAIIYLHNGQLTQKALGQMLDKDKSSLVSIIDLLTEKGYVYREINPADRREQLLKITAKAEQEVPEIIKAFDHLNKTSTQSITATDISIFNKVLATMEANLKQQTI, from the coding sequence ATGATTGTAACAGAACCACTTTCGCGTAGGCTTATGCACTTTGGACGGGTATATATGCATGCCCTGGCCAAGCAGGTACACCACCTGGACATTAACCGCTACCACGATATCCTTGCTATTATTTACCTGCACAACGGGCAGCTAACGCAAAAGGCTTTAGGTCAGATGCTCGATAAAGACAAGTCATCCCTGGTGAGCATCATAGATCTGCTTACAGAAAAAGGATACGTTTACCGCGAAATAAACCCTGCAGACAGGCGCGAACAGTTATTAAAAATTACCGCCAAAGCAGAGCAGGAAGTACCCGAGATCATTAAGGCGTTTGACCACCTTAATAAGACCAGTACCCAAAGTATAACAGCTACAGACATTTCCATATTTAATAAAGTACTGGCCACTATGGAAGCCAACCTAAAACAACAAACCATATAG
- a CDS encoding anthranilate synthase component II — protein sequence MEDNNHSGKHKANTPPLGGRGVNDTSRSGYRAANSPFRGLGGADKILIIDNYDSFTYNLVHLVNECGMDCEVWRNDQFELADVAAYDRIILSPGPGIPSEAGLLLDVIKRYAAEKRIFGVCLGQQAIAEAFGGSLLNLGRPMHGIATPVKVVDENEPLFRDLPGYIKVGRYHSWVVNPADLPEDLHVTAIDENDGSVMAVRHKKCDVIGVQFHPESILTEGGKKMMENWLNETP from the coding sequence ATGGAAGATAACAATCATAGTGGAAAACATAAAGCAAACACTCCCCCTCTAGGGGGTCGGGGGGTTAATGATACTTCCCGTTCAGGATACCGGGCGGCAAACTCCCCCTTCAGGGGGCTGGGGGGTGCCGATAAAATTTTAATTATAGACAACTACGATTCATTTACCTATAACCTGGTACACCTGGTTAATGAATGCGGTATGGATTGTGAGGTTTGGCGTAACGACCAGTTTGAACTGGCAGATGTGGCTGCTTACGACCGGATCATCTTGTCTCCCGGACCGGGTATACCGTCAGAGGCCGGTTTGCTGCTGGATGTGATAAAACGCTACGCGGCAGAAAAGCGTATTTTTGGTGTATGCCTTGGCCAGCAGGCCATAGCCGAAGCGTTTGGCGGTTCGTTGTTGAACCTGGGGAGGCCAATGCACGGTATCGCGACGCCTGTAAAGGTTGTTGATGAAAATGAACCCTTGTTCCGGGACTTACCTGGGTATATCAAGGTAGGCAGGTACCATTCGTGGGTGGTAAACCCTGCCGACCTGCCCGAAGATCTGCACGTAACAGCGATAGATGAAAATGATGGCTCGGTTATGGCGGTAAGGCACAAAAAATGTGACGTTATCGGCGTGCAGTTTCACCCGGAGTCGATATTGACCGAGGGCGGTAAAAAAATGATGGAGAACTGGTTAAATGAGACCCCCTAA
- a CDS encoding efflux RND transporter periplasmic adaptor subunit, with translation MKTRYIVYIALALVVGYLIFNKLHGGKDKNGQGGPTADAKAGGKKKGGPVPVNVMIVHDTSVTNSIDLTGSIDPNEKVSLISQTAGNITGIYFKEGGRVSKGQVLVKVYNQDLVASLAQNQYQITLAKQNEYRNRILLQKEAVSQQEYDTSLSSYNSLKAAGDVIKAQIAKTVIRAPFSGVIGLRSISPGGYLSQSTPIATLVNTDPMKVTFNVPERYEPLIKPGSKITFNIASSKKNFAATVYAIEPSIDPTSRTLTIRAKAPNPNGEITAGGFAKINLTLDQIPRTVMVPTECVIPNIKTNQVYLVHKGMAVAKNVETGLRTDTKLEVTNGLKTGDSLIISGLIQIRGKSPVKIIKVIK, from the coding sequence ATGAAAACTAGATACATTGTATATATAGCGCTGGCACTGGTTGTCGGTTACCTTATATTCAACAAACTGCACGGCGGCAAAGACAAAAATGGCCAGGGCGGCCCTACTGCCGACGCTAAGGCCGGCGGCAAAAAGAAAGGCGGACCGGTACCGGTTAATGTGATGATAGTGCACGATACATCGGTTACTAACAGCATTGACCTTACAGGTTCGATAGACCCAAACGAAAAGGTTAGCCTGATAAGCCAAACCGCAGGCAATATTACCGGCATTTATTTTAAAGAAGGCGGCCGCGTAAGCAAAGGCCAGGTGCTGGTAAAAGTTTATAACCAAGACCTGGTGGCGTCTTTGGCGCAAAACCAATATCAGATAACACTGGCCAAGCAAAATGAATATCGCAACCGCATCTTATTGCAAAAGGAAGCGGTAAGCCAGCAGGAATATGATACTTCATTATCAAGCTATAATTCATTAAAAGCCGCAGGGGATGTTATTAAGGCGCAAATTGCTAAAACAGTTATCCGCGCACCGTTTTCGGGCGTAATCGGCTTGCGTAGTATAAGCCCGGGTGGTTACTTATCACAATCAACTCCAATAGCGACACTGGTTAATACCGACCCGATGAAAGTAACCTTTAACGTGCCCGAGCGTTATGAACCGCTGATAAAACCGGGCAGCAAGATCACCTTTAACATTGCCAGCTCTAAAAAGAATTTTGCGGCGACGGTTTACGCGATAGAGCCGTCAATCGACCCAACGTCCAGAACACTAACCATCCGCGCAAAGGCGCCAAACCCTAATGGAGAGATAACCGCCGGCGGTTTCGCAAAAATAAACCTAACGCTTGACCAAATACCTAGAACCGTTATGGTGCCTACAGAGTGTGTGATACCTAACATAAAAACTAACCAGGTTTATCTGGTGCACAAAGGAATGGCAGTAGCTAAGAATGTAGAGACAGGCTTAAGAACTGATACCAAACTTGAGGTGACTAACGGACTTAAAACGGGTGACAGCCTTATTATATCGGGCCTAATACAGATACGCGGCAAGTCTCCGGTAAAAATTATAAAAGTTATAAAATAG
- the folE gene encoding GTP cyclohydrolase I FolE gives MEDQFDDIPDRDQGINGYHKIDRYNPELIEKLSGNYRDVLTQIGEDPQREGLLKTPERVAKALLFLTQGYDLDAKEILNSAMFKEEYSQMVVVKDIEVYSMCEHHMLPFFGKAHVAYIPNGHVVGLSKIPRVVDVFARRLQVQERLTNEIRDCIQETLNPMGVGVVIECRHLCMSMRGVQKQNSVTTTSAFTGEFLKEKTRTEFLNLITGKLS, from the coding sequence ATGGAAGACCAATTTGATGACATACCTGACCGCGATCAGGGCATAAACGGCTATCATAAAATAGACCGTTATAACCCTGAACTTATAGAAAAGCTAAGCGGCAACTACCGCGATGTGTTAACGCAGATAGGCGAAGACCCACAGCGCGAGGGTTTACTTAAAACGCCAGAACGTGTGGCTAAAGCACTGCTGTTTTTAACTCAGGGGTATGATCTTGACGCTAAAGAGATCTTAAACTCCGCCATGTTTAAAGAAGAGTATAGCCAGATGGTGGTTGTTAAAGACATTGAGGTATATTCTATGTGCGAACACCACATGCTGCCATTCTTTGGCAAGGCGCATGTAGCTTACATACCTAACGGTCATGTGGTGGGATTGAGCAAAATTCCGCGGGTAGTTGATGTTTTTGCGCGACGTTTACAAGTGCAGGAGCGTTTAACCAATGAGATCCGCGACTGCATTCAGGAAACGTTAAACCCAATGGGTGTAGGTGTGGTTATAGAATGCCGCCACTTGTGCATGAGCATGCGCGGTGTACAGAAACAAAACTCGGTTACAACCACCTCTGCCTTTACCGGCGAATTTTTAAAGGAAAAAACCCGTACAGAGTTTTTGAATTTGATCACCGGGAAATTGTCGTAA
- a CDS encoding 6-pyruvoyl trahydropterin synthase family protein, giving the protein MIYITRKEHFNAAHRMYRDEWSAEKNLEIFGKCANPNWHGHNYNLFVTVKGHVTHETGYLIDLKELKVIINDYVIEKLDHKNINMDVDFMRGKMASTELLCIEIFKQLKQPIEAYEGVFLHSVKLFETENNSAEYFGD; this is encoded by the coding sequence ATGATATACATAACGCGCAAAGAGCATTTTAATGCAGCCCATCGCATGTACCGCGACGAGTGGAGCGCAGAAAAAAACCTCGAGATATTTGGAAAATGTGCCAACCCCAACTGGCATGGCCACAACTACAATTTGTTTGTGACGGTTAAGGGACACGTAACTCATGAGACCGGCTACCTTATAGATCTTAAAGAGTTAAAGGTTATCATCAATGACTATGTAATAGAAAAACTTGACCATAAGAACATCAATATGGATGTAGATTTTATGAGAGGCAAAATGGCATCGACCGAATTGCTTTGCATAGAGATCTTTAAGCAGTTAAAACAGCCTATCGAAGCTTACGAAGGAGTATTTTTGCACTCGGTAAAACTTTTTGAAACTGAAAATAACAGTGCCGAATATTTTGGCGACTAA
- a CDS encoding M61 family metallopeptidase translates to MKTFAIFAIALSALMTTTTKKTIAADKVQIKYEVSFSEPQAHYADIEMTISGLAQPHVDLKMPVWTPGSYLVREFEKNLEGFGASALGKPLPFLKTRKNIWRVTTQGVNTIKVKYRMYCFEISVRTAFIDVTHAFLSTSGMFLYPDGMLQHPSTIHITPYKGWNKVSTSLEMVGNDPFTRTAPNYDILFDSPIEVGNQDVFGFTAAGVNYEVAMYGGGNYDKERLKKDMAHVVELETAIYGENPNKHYTFIVHNYLKGGGGLEHLSSTVLGASRNNYNTDAGYEGFLSLVAHEHFHLWNVKRLRPIALGPFDYDKENYTTDLWIAEGFTAYYDNLIVHRTKLYSTENYLGVLAADINVVENTPGAKIQPLSQASFDAWIKAYRPDENTANTAISYYNKGSIAALLLDLEIIKDSKMKYCLDDVMRYMYKQYYKTLKRGYTDKEFKEGLEKFAGKNLDEFYAKYVNGLDKIDYDKYLGYAGYKLIDENASANVPTLGIKGVNTLNSVKVTGVLRGTSAWIDGINVNDEITTIDGKIVNDVKTMLDGKNVGDHILVSVLRDGRPLDLTVTLLRNADIKAKIVSVDSPSAEQLAVRKKWLSL, encoded by the coding sequence ATGAAAACCTTTGCAATCTTTGCCATTGCTTTAAGCGCGCTTATGACCACTACCACTAAAAAAACGATTGCTGCAGATAAAGTGCAGATAAAATACGAAGTGTCATTTTCTGAACCGCAGGCGCATTATGCCGATATAGAAATGACCATAAGCGGATTGGCACAGCCACACGTAGATCTGAAGATGCCGGTATGGACGCCGGGTTCTTACCTGGTGCGCGAGTTCGAGAAGAACCTTGAGGGCTTTGGCGCGAGTGCATTGGGCAAACCATTACCATTTTTAAAGACGCGCAAAAATATCTGGCGGGTTACCACCCAAGGCGTAAACACAATTAAGGTTAAATACCGCATGTATTGCTTCGAGATATCCGTGCGGACAGCCTTTATAGATGTTACCCACGCGTTTCTTTCAACCTCGGGTATGTTTTTATACCCCGACGGCATGCTGCAGCACCCATCGACTATCCATATCACCCCTTATAAAGGATGGAACAAAGTGTCGACCAGTTTAGAGATGGTTGGCAACGATCCTTTTACACGCACTGCTCCGAATTATGATATTCTGTTCGATTCGCCGATAGAAGTGGGCAACCAGGATGTGTTTGGCTTTACCGCCGCGGGCGTTAACTACGAAGTGGCGATGTATGGCGGCGGCAATTACGACAAAGAACGCCTGAAAAAAGACATGGCACATGTGGTAGAATTGGAGACTGCTATCTATGGCGAGAACCCTAACAAGCATTATACATTCATTGTGCACAATTATTTAAAGGGTGGCGGCGGACTTGAGCATTTAAGCTCGACCGTTTTGGGTGCGTCGCGCAACAACTACAACACCGATGCAGGTTATGAAGGTTTCTTATCCCTTGTAGCGCATGAGCACTTCCATCTGTGGAATGTGAAACGTTTGCGCCCCATAGCCTTAGGGCCGTTCGATTATGATAAAGAAAACTACACCACCGACCTGTGGATAGCCGAAGGCTTTACCGCCTATTATGATAATCTTATAGTTCACCGCACCAAACTTTACTCGACCGAAAACTATTTGGGCGTTTTGGCAGCTGATATCAACGTAGTGGAAAATACTCCGGGTGCGAAAATTCAGCCCCTGTCGCAAGCCAGTTTTGACGCGTGGATCAAGGCTTACCGCCCCGACGAGAACACAGCTAACACAGCAATATCTTATTACAACAAAGGCTCTATTGCTGCCTTACTGCTGGATCTTGAGATCATCAAGGATTCTAAAATGAAGTATTGCCTTGATGATGTGATGCGCTATATGTACAAGCAGTACTACAAAACTTTGAAGCGCGGTTATACCGACAAAGAGTTTAAGGAAGGCCTGGAAAAATTCGCCGGTAAGAACCTGGATGAGTTTTATGCGAAATATGTTAACGGACTAGACAAGATCGATTATGACAAGTATTTGGGTTATGCCGGTTATAAATTGATCGATGAGAACGCATCTGCAAATGTGCCGACACTGGGAATAAAAGGCGTCAACACATTGAATTCTGTTAAAGTTACCGGCGTACTTCGCGGAACATCAGCTTGGATAGACGGTATTAACGTAAACGACGAAATTACAACCATCGACGGCAAAATTGTGAACGATGTAAAAACCATGCTCGACGGTAAAAATGTAGGCGACCATATTCTGGTTTCGGTTTTACGAGATGGTCGCCCATTGGACCTTACGGTGACTTTACTGCGTAATGCCGATATCAAAGCAAAGATCGTGAGTGTCGACTCGCCATCCGCGGAACAGCTGGCCGTAAGAAAAAAATGGCTGAGTTTGTAA
- the hflX gene encoding GTPase HflX: MKQKFYDTAVKQERAVLVGLITPDMTDEQSKEYLEELQFLAETAGAKTEKWFTQKLQRPERATFVGTGKLEEITAYVKSEEIDMVVFDDELSPSQLRNIENEIGVKILDRSNLILDIFAGRAQTAQAKSQVELAQLQYLLPRLTRLWTHLERQKGGIGMRGPGESQIETDRRLILNKISLLKDRLKSIDRQNETQRKNRHQLIRVALVGYTNVGKSTIMNMISKSEVFAENKLFATLDTTVRKVVIENLPFLLSDTVGFIRKLPHHLVECFKSTLDEVREADILIHVVDVSHPNFEDQIRTVNETLKDLGAIDKQIITVFNKIDAYEPVQVHPGDEAHKLTIDEFQQSWMAANNSPAIFISALKKENVDEFRKMLYDYVIALHTERYPYDHLLY, encoded by the coding sequence ATGAAGCAAAAATTTTATGATACTGCTGTGAAGCAGGAACGTGCTGTTCTGGTTGGGCTAATTACGCCCGACATGACCGACGAACAGTCTAAAGAATATCTGGAAGAGCTGCAATTTTTAGCGGAAACCGCCGGCGCTAAAACCGAAAAATGGTTTACGCAGAAATTGCAGCGCCCCGAACGTGCCACTTTCGTAGGCACGGGTAAACTGGAAGAGATCACGGCTTATGTAAAGTCTGAAGAGATAGATATGGTGGTGTTTGACGATGAACTCTCGCCATCGCAGCTACGAAATATAGAGAATGAGATAGGTGTCAAGATACTGGACCGAAGCAATTTAATCCTTGATATTTTTGCAGGCCGTGCGCAAACCGCTCAGGCAAAAAGCCAGGTCGAACTTGCCCAGTTACAATATCTATTACCCCGCCTTACCCGCTTATGGACCCACTTGGAGCGGCAAAAAGGTGGTATTGGTATGCGCGGCCCGGGTGAAAGCCAGATTGAGACCGACAGGCGTTTGATCCTGAATAAAATTTCACTGCTTAAGGACAGGCTAAAAAGCATTGACAGACAGAATGAAACCCAGCGCAAGAACCGCCATCAACTGATAAGGGTGGCATTGGTAGGCTACACTAACGTAGGCAAGTCTACCATTATGAACATGATCTCCAAGTCGGAGGTATTTGCAGAGAACAAGCTTTTCGCTACGCTGGATACAACGGTGCGGAAGGTGGTGATAGAGAACCTACCTTTTTTACTTTCGGATACGGTAGGGTTTATCCGCAAATTGCCTCACCATTTGGTAGAGTGTTTTAAATCGACATTAGATGAGGTTCGCGAGGCAGACATTCTGATCCATGTGGTAGATGTGTCGCACCCCAATTTCGAAGACCAGATACGTACGGTCAACGAAACCCTGAAAGACCTTGGCGCTATTGACAAACAGATCATCACCGTTTTTAATAAGATAGATGCTTACGAACCTGTACAAGTACACCCCGGCGACGAAGCGCACAAGCTAACCATCGACGAGTTTCAGCAAAGCTGGATGGCTGCGAATAATAGTCCGGCGATATTTATCTCTGCTTTGAAAAAGGAAAACGTAGATGAATTTAGGAAGATGCTGTATGATTATGTGATCGCCCTGCATACCGAACGGTATCCGTACGATCATTTGTTGTATTAG
- a CDS encoding menaquinone biosynthesis family protein, translated as MKLTLGFSPCPNDTFIFDALIHHKIDTEGLEFDVFYDDVETLNHKAFAGTLDITKLSYHAFAYAADKYALLDAGSALGFGVGPMLISKTSPQPSPKNKELSFGEYVSHLTSQISHLRIGIPGKYTTANFLLSLAFPQATNKQEIVFSKIEDALLNDEIDVGLIIHENRFTYQNNGLKKIIDLGDYWEQQTGCAIPLGGIVINRKLTSDVQLKVNRLIRKSVEYAFANPKSGLDYIRSHAQEMSEEVMYKHIDLYVNKYSINLGEEGRRAIDTLFAKATEERIIPPLPSGLNLYVTE; from the coding sequence ATGAAACTCACCCTCGGCTTTTCGCCTTGCCCTAATGATACCTTTATTTTCGATGCGCTGATCCACCACAAGATTGACACCGAAGGTTTAGAATTCGACGTATTTTATGATGATGTGGAAACGTTGAACCACAAAGCATTTGCGGGCACGTTGGACATCACTAAACTCAGCTACCATGCTTTTGCCTACGCGGCTGATAAATACGCGTTACTTGATGCAGGCAGCGCCTTGGGTTTCGGCGTGGGCCCGATGCTGATATCGAAAACATCTCCCCAACCCTCTCCGAAGAACAAGGAGTTGTCATTTGGAGAGTATGTCTCACATCTCACATCTCAAATCTCACATCTCAGAATTGGCATCCCCGGTAAATACACCACTGCCAACTTTTTACTAAGCCTGGCTTTTCCGCAGGCGACCAATAAACAGGAAATTGTCTTCTCTAAAATTGAAGACGCCTTGCTGAATGACGAGATCGACGTTGGCCTGATCATCCACGAAAACCGCTTCACTTATCAAAACAATGGCTTAAAAAAGATCATCGACCTGGGCGACTATTGGGAGCAGCAAACCGGCTGTGCCATCCCGCTAGGTGGTATTGTCATCAACCGCAAGCTGACCTCGGATGTGCAATTAAAAGTTAACCGGCTGATCAGGAAATCCGTAGAATATGCGTTTGCTAACCCCAAATCGGGGCTTGACTACATTCGCTCGCACGCGCAAGAAATGAGCGAAGAAGTGATGTACAAGCACATCGACCTTTATGTTAACAAATACTCGATAAACCTCGGCGAAGAAGGACGTAGAGCCATTGATACCCTTTTTGCTAAAGCAACGGAGGAAAGGATCATTCCTCCACTACCATCCGGGTTGAATTTGTATGTGACAGAGTAG